Within the Acidipropionibacterium acidipropionici genome, the region GCTGGAGATGCAGCAGAACGCGGCCCGTGACTCGTGGAGCTTCGAGGACACCGAGAAGAAGCTCCACCAGATCATGCACGACATCCACGACCGGTGCTCCGAGACGGCCGAGGAGTACGGCCAGCCCGGGAACTACGTGGTCGGTGCGAATATCGCCGGATTCACCAAGGTGGCCGACGCCGTCATCGCGATGGGCGTCGTCTGAGCCGTCCGCTCAGCGGCCGGGCGCCGGGCGCGCCTGGCCGAACAGGCCCCCCGGGTTGAGCGGTTCGGTGTCCCACTGCTCGCTCAACCCGTCGGGGCCCCACCGCAGCCGCAGGGTGTGCGGGGTGGTGACCACGGCCAGGTCGATGGTCAGTTCGGGACCCGCCCATCCTCCCGAGGCGGCGACCTCCAGCTCGCCGTCGGCCAGCCGGAGGTGGGTGTGCAGCCACTGCCCGCAGCCCACCCGGATCGCGAACCGCCCGCCGTCGGTGCGGGTGAGATCGACGGTCCAGCCGCCACCGGTGGGCCTGATCACCAGCCGATCCCCGGCGCCGGTGGTGGCCCGGACCGTGCGCTCCGGCGCCGGCTCCCCGGCCACCGGCGCCACCTCCAGGGTCCGACGGTAGGGCTCGACGTCGTCGTTGAGCCCGGAGCCACGGGCCTCCAGAGCGGGCCACAGGTGGGCCCACACGGCGTCGAGCACCGGCTGTGCGCCGTCGATATTGTTCGTGGTGACGATCACGGCGTCCGCCTCGGGCAGGATCAGTGCCAGCTGGCCCATGGCCCCGTCGATCCGGTAGCCGTGCAGGCCGCGCCAGACCTGCCAGCCGTAGCCCATTCCCCAGTCGGTGCCGGTGTCCCCGTCGGAGTCGATGTGGGAGACGCGGTGGCCGGCGATCCACTCGGCCGGCAGGAGCCGCCTGCCCCGGTGGACGCCGTCGTCCAGCAGCAGCTGGGCGAAACGGGCGAGCTGATCGGGCCTCAGATGCATACCCGAGAAGCCCAGCGGAAAACCGTCGAGATCCCTGGTCCAGGGCACCGGGCCGATGCCGATCGGATCCAGCACCCGCCGGGTGAGGAGCTCGGCGACGTCGCGCCCGGTGGTCCGGGCCACGATCCGCGACAGCATCCAGGTGGCCAGGTTGTTGTAGGCGAAGGAGCTGCCAGGATCGTGCTCCGGCTCGGCGGCCAGGAAGGCGCGGGCGGTCTCGTCGCCGACCGGGCGGCGGTGCCAGGCCATCGCGGTGGCCACCTCGTCGGCCTGCTCCTGGCTGTGGCCGGTGGCCATCGCCAGCGCGTCGCGGATCCGGATCCGCGACGCCCTGGGCCCGGCCGCGTCAGCCACCTCGGGCCACAGGTCGACCAGCGTGTCCTGGTAGCCGAAGGCCCCGTCCTCGACGGCCATGCCGACCGCCGCCGAGGTGAAGGTCTTCGAGCAGGAGTAGACGAGGCAGGGTTCCTCGGTGTCCCAGGGCGCCCACCGCAGATCGGCCAGGGTCCGGTCGTGCTGGCGCACCAGCAGGCTGTGGGGCCTGGTTCCGGCCCTGGTGAGGGCGGCGGCGGTGGCGTCGATCGCAGGGGCGAGGTCCGCGGCGGTGAGGCTCATGTGGGAAGGATATGACCGGCGCGCCGCCCGTGGGAGGGCGTGTCAGACTGGGGCGCGTGACTGTGCTTCTCGAGATCCTGGGCGCCCTGGCCTTCTTCGCGCTCATCATCGTGTCCGTCCTGCTCCACGAGTGCGGTCACTTCATCCCGGCCAAGATCTTCGGCGTCAAGGTCACCGAGTACTTCGCCGGCTTCGGTCCGAGGATCTGGTCGGTGAAGCGCGGCGAGACCGAGTACGGCTTCAAGTGGATCCCGCTGGGCGGTTACGTGAAGCTCGTCGGGATGTACCCGCGCCATGTCGAGAGACGCCGGCACAACCGGCTCACCAGGCTGGCCGACGAGGCCCACGAGGTGGAGGCCGAGGACATCGGACCCGGCGACGAGGGCCGGATCTTCAGCGACAAGCCGGTCTGGCAGCGTCTGGTGATCATGAGCGGCGGCATTCTCACCAACCTGCTGCTGGCCTTCCTCATCTTCTGGGCGGTGTTCGGCATCTACGGGCGCACCGGGCAGACCACGACGGTGGCCACCGTCCAGGAGTGCGTCATCGCCGCCGACCGCGCCGACCAGCACTGCCGCGCCGGTGATCCGGAGACCCCCGCCCGGCAGATGGGGCTGCGCAGCGGGGACACCATCGTCTCCTTCAACGGCCACGCGATCACCTCCTGGGAGCAGCTCTCCGATCTCATCCGGGCCAACCGGGACAGGCCGGCCGCCATCGTGGTGGAGCGCTCCGGGCAGCGGGTGAGCCTTCCGGTGGCCGACACCCGGATCAACCAGGTCGCCGACCGCCTGGATCCCGGCAAGACCGTCGAGGCGGGATTCCTCGGCTTCAGCCCGGACACCGAGATCATCCATTCGGGGCCGATCGACACCGCCGATCAGATGTGGACGATGTCGCAGCAGGCCCTCTACGCCCTGGTCCGGCTGCCGGTGCTCACCTGGAACGTGGCCTCCGACATGGTCACCGGGCAGGCCCGTGACGTCAACAGCCCGATGAGCATCGTCGGTGCCTCCCGGGTCGCCGGGGACGTCGCCGGCGACAAGGCGCTGGGACTGGGCGACAAGGTGGCGATCGGCGGGAGCCTGCTGGGCTCCCTCAACCTCTTCCTGTTCTGGCTCAACGTCGTGCCGCTGCCGCCGATGGACGGCGGGCATATCGCCGGCGCCGTCTACGAGTCGATCAAGAGGGCCATCTGGCGGCTGCGCGGCAAGGCCGATCCCGGGCCCGCCGACACCGCCATGATGCTGCCGGTGGCCTGGGCGATCGGCGTCGCGATGGTGCTGATGGGGGCGGTCCTCATCGTCGCCGACATCGTCTCCCCGGTGAAGATCCTCTGAGCCTGGTGGAGAAATCCACTGCTCAGCACGGCGGATGCCGGTCTTGGCCGAAGGTGAGAGACTGGGCCGTGGATAACGTCGACTTCTCAGGAGCTGGACCTCGATGAGCGTCAATCTGGGCATGCCCAAACCCCCCGTCCCCACCTTGGCGCCGCGCCGCCCCACCCGTCAGATCCGGGTCGGCGACGTGCTGGTCGGGGGAGACGCCCCCATCTCGGTGCAGTCGATGACGACCACCAAGACCCACGACATCGGCGCCACGCTCCAGCAGATCGCCGCCCTGACCGCCGCCGGCTGCGACATCGTCCGGGTGGCCTGTCCCACCGACAAGGACGCCGCCGCCCTTCCGATCATCGCCCAGCAGTCCCAGATCCCGGTGATCGCCGACATCCACTTCCAGCCGAAGTACGTCTTCGAGGCCATCGAGGCCGGATGCGGCGCGGTGCGCGTCAACCCCGGCAATATCCGCAAATTCCACGACCAGATCGCCGACATCTGCAAGGCCGCCACTGAGCACCGGGTGAGCCTGAGGATCGGCGTCAACGCCGGATCCCTGGACCCCCGCCTGCTGGCCAAGTACGGATCCCCGACCGCCGAGGCGCTCGTCGAGTCGGCCCTCTGGGAGGCCAGTCTCTTCGAGGCCGTGGGCTTTAGGGATTTCAAGATCTCGGTCAAGCACCACGACCCGGTCGTGATGATCAAGGCCTACGAGCAGCTCTCCGAGCAGTGCGACTACCCGCTGCACCTCGGCGTCACCGAGGCCGGCCCCGCCTTCCAGGGGACCATCAAGTCCTCGGTGGCCTTCGGGCATCTGCTCGCCGAGGGGATCGGCGACACCATCCGCGTCTCGCTGTCGGCGGATCCGGTCGAGGAGGTCAAGGTCGGCATCAAGATCCTGGAGGCCCTCAACCTGCGCGAGCGCGGCCTGGAGATCGTGTCCTGCCCCTCCTGCGGGCGCTGCCAGGTGGACGTGCTCACCCTGGCCAACCAGGTCACCGACGCCCTGGAGGGTCTGGACGCCCCGCTGCGCGTCGCCGTCATGGGATGCGTGGTCAACGGGCTCGGCGAGGGCCGGGAGGCCGATCTCGGCGTGGCGGCCGGCAACGGCAAGGGCAAGATCTTCATGCACGGCGAGGTGATCCGCACCGTTCCCGAGCACGAGATCGTGCCCACCATCGTCGAGGAGGCGAACCGGCTCGCCTCGCAGATGAGCGAGGCCGGCGCCCCCGCGGTCTCGGTCTCCTGAGATGAGCACCCGGATCCGGGTGCTCGACGACGCCGACCTGCCGGCCGCCCGCGAGCTGGCGTCGGCCGATCCCGTCACCAACGTCTTCCTGCTCTCCCGGATGACCGAGGGCGGCCTGGACCGCTCCCGTCTCGGATGCCCCGTTCACGGGGCGTGGCGCGACGGCGAACTGCTGGCGATGCTCCACGTGGGCGCCAACCTGGTGCCCTGCGGGGATCCTGAGGCCGTCGCGCAGCTGGCCGGGCATGTCGGGCCGTGGCGGCGCTCCTCCTCGATCATGGGGCGCTCGGATCTTGTGATGGCGCTGCACGCCGAGCTGTCGCGACGCTGGGGGCATCCGTGGGCGCACACCCGCGAGATCCGCGCCCACCAGCCCCTCATGGCGATCGACGGCCAGCCGGCGATCGCCTGCGACCCACGGGTCCGCAGGATCGACGAGTCCGACTTCGACTCCTACTTCCGGGCCGCGGTGGCCATGTACACCGAGGAGGTCGGCGTCTCCCCGCTGGACCCCGGCGGCTCCTACAGCAGGCACATGCGTGCCCTGGTGGCCCGCGGCCAGTGCTTCGGCATCGTCGACGACGGCCGGGTCCGATGGAAGTCCGACATCGGCGTCGCATGGCGCGACGTCTGCCAGATCCAGGGGGTGTGGCTGGATCCCGTGCTGCGCGGGCACGGCACCTCGGCGTCCGCCATGGCGGGAGTGGTGAGCCTGTGCCTGCGCAGCCACTCCACGGTCTCCCTGTACGTCAACGACTTCAACACCCGCGCGCTGCGGATGTACCGGCAGGTCGGCTTCCGTCCGGTCGGGGAGATGGCCACCGTCCTCTACTGAGGCTCGGTCGCCCGCTCCGCCCAGGACACCTCCAGCGGTTCGGTCAGGGTGAGGCGCTCGGCCACCTCCCCGCCGTCGCATCGGCACAGGGCAACGGTCGCCGAGCCCTCGCCGACGCTCAGCACCCGCCAGGTGCCGCCCAGCCCCTCCCACCGCAGGACCGCCGGAGGGGGAGGGGCTGGGCGGCGATCGCTTCCGCGGCTCTCAGCCATGGTCATGGCCGCCCGAACCGTGGCCGTCATGCATGGCCAGGATGTCGCGGGGCAGCACCACGAAGGGCCGCATCATCGTGTGGTCCTCGTGATCGAGGATGTGGCAGTGGTACATGAACTCTCCCGTCGCGCCGCCGAAGCGTCCCAGCACGCTCACCACCTCGCCGGGCTGGACCACCCAGGTGTCCTTCGTGCCGCCGGTCACCGGGTCGATCGCCGGCCCGGCACCGGGGACCGGGAGTGGGGAGGGGGTGGAGCCGGTGGCCGGATCGAAGCCGGGCACATTGCCGGTCTTCTGATCCAGCTTCCAGGCGAGGCGCTCGATCATCTGGAAGGACGTCATGTGGATGTGCATCGGATGGGCCGGGCCGCCGAGGTGGACGACGTTCCACCGCACCCACGCCCCGTCGGCGATCATGACGTTGACGGTGTCGTCGAAGAGTTTCGCCGCGGCGCGCAGCACCATCGGCTTCCCGCCCTTCCCACCGGACAGCCGGATGACGTCGTTGGCACCGACCTGGTCGGGCGGCAGGTCGCTGACGTCGGCCATCTCCCACAGCTGGGGGTGACCGTTGCCCTCGGTCCCGGGCGGGGCGACCACGAGCCAGACCTGCTGCTCGGGGGTCACGACGTCGTGGTCGGGATCGGGCCCGACCACCACCCGGTTGTCGGGCAGCAGCTTCCAGCGGGGGTTCGGGGACAGCGACTCGGGCAGCGTGAACGGGTCGTCGACCGGTCCCGAGCCGACCCTGATCTGCATCGCCGTGGCGTCGGTCTGGCCCGGCTGCGGGTTCAGCGCGGTGGCGCTCTCATTGCGCAGCTCCAGGGTCCGTCCGGCCAGGGGCGCCAGGTCCACCAGGACATCCATCCGCTCGCCCGGGCCCAGATTCACCGCGCCTCCGGGTGCCACCACCGGTGCGGGCAGCAGGCCGGCGTCGGTGCCGATCACCACCAGGGCCTCGGGCAGCCGGTGCATCCCGAAGGCGGTGGGGTCGTCGCCGAATCCGCCGTCGGAGCGGGCCGGCAGCGGATCGCTGTCGGCCGGGATGGCCTCATCGGTGGTGTCGTAGAGGGCCAGCCTGAGGATCCGCGCGTTGGAGGCGTTGAGGAGCCGCAGCCGCTGCCAGCCGGGCCGGGCCTCATGGGTCGGCCAGATCTTGCCGTTCACCAGCGTGTAGGGACCGGTGACCGGGATCTCGGCCGCCGCGTCGCCGGTGCCGATCCCGGCCTGCTTGTACAGGAGTCTTCCGGTCGGGACGAAGGAGTCGGCCGCACCGGCCTCGGTCTCCAGGTTCGCGTCGCGGATCGCAAGGACCAGCTCCCGGTTTCCGGAGGGCAGGTGCAGGGACTCCTCGACGTCGTCGCGGATCAGGTAGAAACCGGCCAGGCCGGCGAAGACGCTGAAGCGGGTCACCGCCATGGCGTGGTCGTGGTACCACAGCGTCGCCGACTCCTGGCCGTTTGGGTAGGAGCAGCGCGTCCAGCGGCCCGGCAGGGCGACGTTGTGCGCCCAGCCGTCGTTGTGGCCGTCGGTCAGGGATCCGTGCAGGTGGACGACGGTGGCCGATCGGATCTGGTCGGTGCCCTCCAGCATGGGGTAGGCGTTCGCCGGGCCGTGCCGGCCGTGGGCCTGCATGCGGCCTCCGGGAAGGGTGGCGATCCGGACGGTGTCGGCCACGCCGCCGGGCTGCGGAGGCACCCGCACCACGTCATAGGGCAGGGCCGCCCGCTCGTCCGAGCCGCCCGCGTCCTCGCTCACCAGGGCGTTACCCCAGTCGATGCGCACCGGATGGCCCGAGCGCACCACGATGGTGGGGCCGGGCACCGAACCCTCGTAGCCCCAGATCTCGGTGTCGGGCAGGTCGGCGTGCAGCCGGGTGCGGAACGGTCGGGCGCAGATCGGCAGCACCCGGCCCTCGGCAAGATCCCGGGCGTCGATCACCGACAGCCTGCGCGGGGCCGTGGGGGAGGAGGGCAGTGCGAGGCCGCCGGTCTCGGCGAGTGCGCGCAGCCTGGCCTGGGACTCCGGGACGGGTTCTGCAGACATCTGAACTCCTTGGACAGATCCTCGATCGAAGGACGGAACGGTGCCCCGGTCGACGGCCTCTGGTCGGCATCGACCGGGCAGTAGCAATGGTTACCCCAGAGCGCCGTGTATACACCGCCGCGGGTTCAGGTCGGCCGCGGCCGGGGGCGGGGGCGAAACACTGCTGTAACGGCGCTCACCGGGCCCTGTAACACGATTCAGCCAGCATGTGGCCATGGAGTCACTGCTCGACGGATATCCGACCTCCCCGCTCATCCACGATGAGCTGCTCGGCAGTGACGGCGTCCGCCCCCAGTGCGCCCGCCTGGCACGCGGATTCGACCGCCTGGGGGCCGAAGAGGTGCGCTCCCGGGCCGCCTACCTGGCATCCCGATACGTCGACTCCGGGGTCACCTTCGACCTCGGCGGAACGGAGAAGCCCTTCCCGCTCGACATCATGCCCAGGATCATCGAGGCCCGCGAGTGGGACACCATCAGCACCGGCGTGGCCCAGCGCGTCTACACCCTGGAGCGCTTCCTGGGCGACGTCTACGGGTCCGGGCAGGTCTTCGACGACGGGGTGGTGCCCCGCAGGCTCGTCGTCTCCTCGCCGAATTTCATCCGGGAGGTGGCGGGCATCGCGCCGGCCAACGGGGTGCGGATCCACGTCGCGGGGATCGACCTGATCCGCGACGGCGACGGCACCATGAGGGTCCTGGAGGACAACGTCCGGATACCCTCGGGGGTCTCCTACGTGCTCACCAACCGGGCCGCGATGGCCGGCGTCCTGCCCGACATCATGCGCCGGCACAATGTCGAGCCGGTCGACGT harbors:
- a CDS encoding serine hydrolase domain-containing protein; the protein is MSLTAADLAPAIDATAAALTRAGTRPHSLLVRQHDRTLADLRWAPWDTEEPCLVYSCSKTFTSAAVGMAVEDGAFGYQDTLVDLWPEVADAAGPRASRIRIRDALAMATGHSQEQADEVATAMAWHRRPVGDETARAFLAAEPEHDPGSSFAYNNLATWMLSRIVARTTGRDVAELLTRRVLDPIGIGPVPWTRDLDGFPLGFSGMHLRPDQLARFAQLLLDDGVHRGRRLLPAEWIAGHRVSHIDSDGDTGTDWGMGYGWQVWRGLHGYRIDGAMGQLALILPEADAVIVTTNNIDGAQPVLDAVWAHLWPALEARGSGLNDDVEPYRRTLEVAPVAGEPAPERTVRATTGAGDRLVIRPTGGGWTVDLTRTDGGRFAIRVGCGQWLHTHLRLADGELEVAASGGWAGPELTIDLAVVTTPHTLRLRWGPDGLSEQWDTEPLNPGGLFGQARPAPGR
- a CDS encoding M50 family metallopeptidase, whose translation is MTVLLEILGALAFFALIIVSVLLHECGHFIPAKIFGVKVTEYFAGFGPRIWSVKRGETEYGFKWIPLGGYVKLVGMYPRHVERRRHNRLTRLADEAHEVEAEDIGPGDEGRIFSDKPVWQRLVIMSGGILTNLLLAFLIFWAVFGIYGRTGQTTTVATVQECVIAADRADQHCRAGDPETPARQMGLRSGDTIVSFNGHAITSWEQLSDLIRANRDRPAAIVVERSGQRVSLPVADTRINQVADRLDPGKTVEAGFLGFSPDTEIIHSGPIDTADQMWTMSQQALYALVRLPVLTWNVASDMVTGQARDVNSPMSIVGASRVAGDVAGDKALGLGDKVAIGGSLLGSLNLFLFWLNVVPLPPMDGGHIAGAVYESIKRAIWRLRGKADPGPADTAMMLPVAWAIGVAMVLMGAVLIVADIVSPVKIL
- the ispG gene encoding flavodoxin-dependent (E)-4-hydroxy-3-methylbut-2-enyl-diphosphate synthase, which translates into the protein MSVNLGMPKPPVPTLAPRRPTRQIRVGDVLVGGDAPISVQSMTTTKTHDIGATLQQIAALTAAGCDIVRVACPTDKDAAALPIIAQQSQIPVIADIHFQPKYVFEAIEAGCGAVRVNPGNIRKFHDQIADICKAATEHRVSLRIGVNAGSLDPRLLAKYGSPTAEALVESALWEASLFEAVGFRDFKISVKHHDPVVMIKAYEQLSEQCDYPLHLGVTEAGPAFQGTIKSSVAFGHLLAEGIGDTIRVSLSADPVEEVKVGIKILEALNLRERGLEIVSCPSCGRCQVDVLTLANQVTDALEGLDAPLRVAVMGCVVNGLGEGREADLGVAAGNGKGKIFMHGEVIRTVPEHEIVPTIVEEANRLASQMSEAGAPAVSVS
- a CDS encoding GNAT family N-acetyltransferase, with translation MSTRIRVLDDADLPAARELASADPVTNVFLLSRMTEGGLDRSRLGCPVHGAWRDGELLAMLHVGANLVPCGDPEAVAQLAGHVGPWRRSSSIMGRSDLVMALHAELSRRWGHPWAHTREIRAHQPLMAIDGQPAIACDPRVRRIDESDFDSYFRAAVAMYTEEVGVSPLDPGGSYSRHMRALVARGQCFGIVDDGRVRWKSDIGVAWRDVCQIQGVWLDPVLRGHGTSASAMAGVVSLCLRSHSTVSLYVNDFNTRALRMYRQVGFRPVGEMATVLY
- a CDS encoding multicopper oxidase family protein, coding for MSAEPVPESQARLRALAETGGLALPSSPTAPRRLSVIDARDLAEGRVLPICARPFRTRLHADLPDTEIWGYEGSVPGPTIVVRSGHPVRIDWGNALVSEDAGGSDERAALPYDVVRVPPQPGGVADTVRIATLPGGRMQAHGRHGPANAYPMLEGTDQIRSATVVHLHGSLTDGHNDGWAHNVALPGRWTRCSYPNGQESATLWYHDHAMAVTRFSVFAGLAGFYLIRDDVEESLHLPSGNRELVLAIRDANLETEAGAADSFVPTGRLLYKQAGIGTGDAAAEIPVTGPYTLVNGKIWPTHEARPGWQRLRLLNASNARILRLALYDTTDEAIPADSDPLPARSDGGFGDDPTAFGMHRLPEALVVIGTDAGLLPAPVVAPGGAVNLGPGERMDVLVDLAPLAGRTLELRNESATALNPQPGQTDATAMQIRVGSGPVDDPFTLPESLSPNPRWKLLPDNRVVVGPDPDHDVVTPEQQVWLVVAPPGTEGNGHPQLWEMADVSDLPPDQVGANDVIRLSGGKGGKPMVLRAAAKLFDDTVNVMIADGAWVRWNVVHLGGPAHPMHIHMTSFQMIERLAWKLDQKTGNVPGFDPATGSTPSPLPVPGAGPAIDPVTGGTKDTWVVQPGEVVSVLGRFGGATGEFMYHCHILDHEDHTMMRPFVVLPRDILAMHDGHGSGGHDHG